In Magnolia sinica isolate HGM2019 chromosome 16, MsV1, whole genome shotgun sequence, the genomic window TATCATTTAAAAGCTTAGGGAATACTGCTAATGTCTCCTTGAAGATGGGGACATTAGCATTTTCTTTATTAAATTAGTAAATTCATGGGATTAAATAAGGAAACCTCTTGatctattttttgaaaatattaaagaaaagcCCATTGAAAAGAGCACTAATCCttttaaaacatatatatatatatatatatttccaattTTTCTCTAAATCTCTTTAAAAACCACAATAAATCGATGATTACAAAATAGGAAATATGGATCTATGCTAGGCAATAAGTTCTAacaaaaaagttttttaaaaaaattaagaaaattaaaaagataattAATGCGGTTCCGAAGTttagaaatcattaaaaataaaaataaaaaaaaataaaaacttctttgatttacaattatattgtatttttctttgatttgatgACAATGGAATCTCTTGgaggtcgtttggcaccatggatttgaggggatttcaaatcctttgtgtgtttggcaccataaagtaacagGGATTTAAATCCCATCCTTAAGAGAGTTTGAAATTCAAGGTGGAAGCTATGATTACATTTCAAtcccctttatctcataacccaggcatCACGTCTCATGGGTTAGAACCTCGGCTAAACTCTTATCGTGAGCCCCAAATTACATGgcaccgcctcacacgagccaccggAATCACACAAGTGGGGCCCGCCTATCACAAGctacccgcctcacatgggccgcccaccccgagtgtgtccccgcatcctacgggctaccccactcaagcccaatgtgaaaatgcccctgcattaagaaGGTTCTTAAATTCAATGTATTTCAAATTTGGCAAATTTTTAAGTCAGAATATTTCAAATTCATGGTGTCAAATGAGCCCTTAAATCATCCACTTGAATTTAAGccctaacaaaaataaaaaaaacttggccaaaaatcattaagaaaaaaaaactaaccaGGCCTGCAATGTGTAAATCATAACGTCGGCGACCTCGGTCCATTCAGATCGGACTCAGGACATGTGGACTCGGTCCAGTCCTCAAACCATGAATTACACATGGCTCATGACACCACCTTAGGAGCCGTTGGAGAATTTAAACATCTCATCAGAACATGGCATAATCTCAtatttacatacatcatgggggggtcCACAGACTTTTTAGGGGGTCACTACCAAATCCGAGTAGGTGTtgagtggaccatcctgattttgGGGCCAGACATGTTCATGGTGGACCCACGTAATTAATGTCACTGGATTTAGTATGTGTCATGAGTGGTCCACATCTCTCTAACTTTTTATTAATCGGAGTAAGAAGGATATAATCATCAATGATACATTTATCAATGTGATAACACTGTCATTAAAGGTCACACCAATGGATGGATGGGCCTATCATACAAAAGGACACCTGGGCTTTTTAGTAGgttttcttcattttatttattaaaagcTACGTGGCATTTGTGAAAGAAAGAGGGGAGGGTGAGGGTGCCTTTACTGCTAACAAAAAGAGCTTCTTTGACCCAAAAGAGAAATCATTTTCCTGCCATCATGTCACATGTTTAGAATATCTAATCCTATAAAAGAGCTGGCCATATGTTGGATGGTCCAATAAAAAATCGGCATCTACATACATTGGATTTAGAGATGGCAATGGGTCAGCTTGAGTGGGATCAAGGTTAGCCCAACCTCAACCTCTCTGTCAAATGGGCTAAAAATTCTAGCCCAAGCCCAATCCGAGACCTGTTACTCTATGGCCTGACCCAACCCACTGAACTGTTATTGGGTTGGGCTGAACTGACCCAACCAACCTAAGTAAGGTTCAAGAATTGAATATAGGACTAGGTATTCTAGCCCTGATAATTTTCCATTATTGGTCAGGTCAGTTAGGCTAGCCCATTGATAACCCATACTGGCGGTTGCGTGGGTTCGTTTCAACTCAAGCCCGACCCAtctacttaagtggaccacattttagTGGTAGCCAAACCCACTACTCATTTAGCTTGGCCCAACCCCACCTCCAAAATGATAGGGCCACTTGACCCGCACGGCGACACGGCCCATTGCCATCTGGCCCATCTCTAATATTCTCGATACACCAACTTTCAGTGTATAAACTATATAGAAAACCATGGTCCTAAAGAAGATTTGAACCACAAAAGCAAGGAACACGAATAAGTCTTTAACCTTGAAAACCTATGCCATTTTCTTCCCTTTCAAAAAGGGTTTACAACCAAATAATTATTCCATCTCACATCAAATACAATATGGGAGCTTTTCTAATTCTACATCCACCTCTTCATGCGCCATGCACGAACCCGACACGCGAATTTCCAATCCGTGCACTCATACACCCCACCTTGTCGATGATCTGGCCCAATAAACAGGCCACTCAACTCATTAGGTGGTCCAAGCGCAAACggatggttttttttaaaaaaaaaaattgccaacTATTTACATTCCATGTACACACATTCAACCCGCCCCACAAGCGGGCCAGCCCGGTTTGTCGGCCGGGTCatctacaggtggggcccatccctTTGATCAGAACTTTGGGAGGGAGCATTCTTTTGGAAGATTGTTTTGGAACCTCTGATTATCTAGGCAGTAATCATAGAGGAGGTAGTACTTCCTGGCCCACTTGAACAACCTTCTTTGGGCCCATGTTAGGGAGCTGTACCTGGGCTTATTCCACCAGTTTATGGTACTTTCACCCCTACAGAACCTTGCATTCCCTCTCCAAACACATGCATCGATCTTATAGTTCCTGAATGTTGCTATGAATGGGCCCATGGTCCAGTCGATCTTGTCCTTCCCTCCTCGTGTGGCCCAGCTATCCCCATTCCATAAGCTGATCTTGAGGCTCATTGGCTGCCATCTGGGGAATGCAACACCTTTGTCTGCATGGTTTTTGTACACTCTAATAGGCACCCAATCTACCATAAATCTACAAGTAGATGTATATATAAGAACTTTCATTAGGCACATGATCGTTGCGTTTGGATGCAAATGCAATAAGGCAGAATCCCCATTTATCGCAATAAAACGCGTTTCTACTTCAAGTAGAAATGCTTTCTATCACATAAAATGGCCTAGTTTGGCATTTTCCACCAGCCAAACACAATTTAAAATATAATGTACTATGATTTGGGATTGTGATTGCGTTTTATTGCGATAAGTGGGTCTGCCAAACGGGGTAACTTGTAATAGTATCAAATGAATGGGATTACATTGAGTAGCTTAAACATGCTAAAGTGGCAGATCTGAGCCACTTATCAGGTGAGTCCCATCTACACCCTACAGTGTAGATGGCCTAATCCGAAAACGGGGTGCGCTGTGTGGCAGGAATGATGTATatataacatccaacccgtccatcggATGCGTCACCTCAATAAACCATCTAGCACAAAAATCCGCTCCATCcgacactcaggtgggccacagaagaTGGAAATTTTGGGAGGGGATTCCCACTCTTGATTTTCACCAGGGCCCAGTTGAGTTGCAACACCTCCTGAGTTTTTGTGTGAACCTTCATCCAGGCCATATGAAGGGTCTGAACGACCTGGACTCaatacacacaacatggtgggtcccccaCCAAAATCAATAGTTGTGTTTCCTCCTAATTTGTTCCcttttctgtggcccacctgagttttggatggctTAATTGAGGTttgtttaggtgggccccacatcagccTGAGTGTCCCCTTCTGAAAATAGGTCAGTATGCTCATCTGGTGGGCAATACAAGTACCATGAATGTAGACACTGGTCAGTttcttcaaccatccatttttttagtacatgtgtggcccacttgatgatcagatcagtctgatttttaatACAATGAACTATGGGCAACCGCGTCTTGCTCGGCGCCAATGACTTATAGTGACATGTTTGGATGTTATCTAAATACTAATATGTAAGAAATTCACTCACACAATCTGATGAATGTTCCATAAGACTGAATAGGTATGGAAGTCTTCTGTTGGATCAAACCATAGGTACATCCTCTCCTCCCGGTCATCGGATCCGTCGGCAAAAACGTTCGTCTGTAGCATATATGGCTGTCCGCTTACATTGCCGAGGAATTCAAAGTCTAATTCGTCACGTTTAGGTTGATCAGAGCTTAGCTGCATTTTCAATTAGCTTATGTAAAGATAATCCATCACCCAAAAGAGAATTTTCAAAACTAGAATTGGAATGAAGGCTCACGTAGAAGGCGACCACTGTGCCTGCCGAGTGGCCCGGTACCAGTTTAATCTGCATGTCGATCTGCCCGAACAGGAACATATCATTGGAAGCAAAACCAGAGCCTAGCAAACATTGATAACACGATTCATGAGAATTTTAATCAGGCTAGGCTTGCCAATGGGTTAGAATACTACACAAGGTAGATATACTGGCTCTGATAACATATGTGATATCTGGTCCATTTATCTAGTGTACCCACCATGTATGTGCTTCGGTTCCAAAATCAGCCATTTGGATCATTAAGTGCGACACACATACATGACAGAGATGTGGACAGGGAAATTAACCTCTGTAATATCTAATTTACACAATTTACAGTTATTCGTCCATTAGGTTTAGAGTGtcatttttcatgaaaatgttAAAAGATCAACAGTTAAGCAATAAAAGTCATTCTTGTgactttaaaaatattttgaaaatgattTTAGTATTAAAAAAGTTATAAATTGAAAAATGATTTCTCCCTTCCTTTTAATTTCTCAAATAAAGAAAACTATGCCATTTTTCTCTTGAGCTTTCCACCTTCCCACACGTTTATCTAACATGCATAAAATTGGGCCATGGCCAAGCCCAACGACATCTAAGGCCCAGGCCTCACTCAACTCAGCCTGTTGAGTTAGCAAGCCTTATTTTCCTGACCCATCAGTACTATTAAAAGGTTTGAGGATTAAAGTTTTCCATTACTAATTATAAATTTCTCATAACCTAGCACAAGATCTAACAAGTAAGACTCAAACCCAACAAAGAAGAAGCGCGACTCAGCTGGCCCACGGTCGAAACTGACCGATCGCCTGCGTGAGGAATATGTGTCGAACCAACCGAACAATATGGTCTTTGTTTTAGGAAAATCTGTACTGTGGaaagattgaagaggtgatttgCTAACAATGTGGCACACCAGTGTAACATCTAACCAATTCATCAGGTAGGGTCCATTGTCAGTATGCCCTGACTCAAAAATGAGGCTGGCCCATAGACAGGTCATTTTTTGGCCATTGCATGTTCTATGTAGTTCCCACTCAATAAACGGTCCACATATCATCCCCTTCAATATTTCCTTTAATGAATTACCTGATTCCAGATCAAGCTTAAGGCTCCGCTCGTGCCCGTCTTCGGAAGTGTTCACATGGCTAGGTGACCATGTCACGAAGAAATCCTCGTTGAAATCCCCCACAGATACAATCGAACCAAGTCCAATTCCGGCCAGACTCACGCACAAAAGCCCGAAAAACACATGGTTTCCATGACTCGAGCCCATGATTTCTGTCGAGCAGTCCTTTGAAATTGCAAAGCATGCAATGTAGAAGCTATATATAGAGATTGCAGTGAAAATGAGATACGAAGCAAGGAAGGTTTGTTCAAGCAAGTATAACGTTTGTCTCAAGCAAAGGCATGTCGGGCTTTGAAGACCTCATAACGGTTTCACACACGATTGATTGACTCAGAACCGAACTGAGTTAGCTGACTCAGAACCGAACTGAGTCAGGTGGCTTGTTATCACAACGAGTCAAGTTCATCTTTCAACCCTTTAAAGCTTATGAGTTGCACTGAGTTTTAGTTTTATTATTTGGAGGGTCGGTCTTTTATGCTAGTTGGGCCATGCGTGTGaatgatcagaaccattcattaggtaggaCCCACCGCAAACGTGCATGAGGAAGTATGGTCATCCTCGCCATTCGAGTGTGTCCAACGGCTTAGATCATCTttatagaaaaagaagaacacCCATGGCTagttcatggtgggccatacctccTCAAATGGGACCCACACTAATCCTGGCCCACTCTGCTGTTCTGGTGTTTTTTAGATGTTTAAAATAAGCGAGTCAAGGAGAAATCATGACTCACCGAGTCAACTGGGTTGACTCGGACGAGTTCGATCACCCACcatagaagaaaggaaaggatCAAAGGCATAGGGGTCATAACTAATAAAAAGCATTGCCGTTTCATATCTATGCGTGGAAAAGGCATGATATTCCTAGCTTTGGGCAGTCTCACTggggttattttatttatttttaggtgTTGGAAAATATAAAACGTGGACGACTGACATGACctgtctctttttttctttttttttttttttatcattttaggattACTTGGCCTTTGTGTTTCCTTACATCCCTTTGTCTTTTTCTGGGACATCCATTGATTCCTTACCTTTCTCCTGCCTTTGCATAAGGCTGCCCTAGGATCATCCAATAGGCTTTGGTGTCAGTCGCGTAGGTGATCTGAGCCGTGCATGACGAAGtctccaccatgaagatcacctgttGAAAAAATCAGAGCGGTCCATTCATTATGCATGTTGTCTTGTAGATCAGATCTGCCAATataagtgtggcccacgtgatcagaggatcagcctgatttttgtacaATGTGATCTTCAAGTCTGGGCACACATTATGGATGGGTAGGATGTAAAACACATGCGACACATCTGCAACATGTGCGAGGATGGACCTTAACTTTGCATCCGTATGGGGTGTATGTGATTGTTCTCCTATTATAGTCACTGTGAAGTATGATTATATGGAAGGCTTCTTTAAGAGAATGTATATTTAATTTGGGGGTCCATAATTATTGAAAGAGAACTGATCACATACAGTGGTTGCGTGTGAACATTCACACAGCAATTTTTTTACCGCTGATGTTTCACATGGGTAGAATGTTCCACCtgtacaaaaggtgggccacaccatgataattatatggtATGAAAATAAGGGCAATCCATTTATTAGCTGGGCCACACAGGTACACcgctgtccattgattttggcattgtctCTGGCTGGATAGTGGACCATCTTGATTCCCTTACCAGCTGATCATTATAGTGTAGTGTGGTGGACCttttggagctcgaaaatttTTTTGAgcagagttcgagcttgcctgagctcgactcgactcggatcgaacctcaactcgaagcaactcggatcgaatcagatcggtgactcggttattttgatatggatgttgctcgccgaatgtttgatgaaatgattcaacgaAGTATTGGCGAAGAAAGAATGGATATGttaggtgtttgattttgatgttgcttgctgagtatttgattttgatgctacttgttgggtgtttgattttgtttgattttgatgctacttATTGAATGTttgattttgtttgattttgatattgcacgctgaatatttgattttgatattgcacgccaggtgtttgatgaaatacatgtaaattgtcattactgttttgcattctatgagaaatttaagatgcattccaagtgtttgataaaatgttgcacaggctcgaattggcccgagttgctgaccgaaccaagccgagctggccagacaagctcaaggaccgagtggagctaagttcgagctggggttagctactggccgagccgagctaTGCCAAGTTCGACTCAGATCGGCTCGTGTATGGCTCTATGGATCTTATGCATTGGGTGTAAAGACCCTAATCTAAACACACCTTTGCCATTTATTATTAATGTTGAAGGTTGAAAGAGGAGGTGAGCAACTGTGGAATCTTCCTTCTCTTCCTCCCTCATGGCAATGAAAACAACATAATTACAAATAGGAAAAGAGTTAAGAACGGGGGCTCATTTTTATGCTTGATTGGGTGAGCAATGAAGTCTACCCATTATTGACTTCCTACTAACTCCATCACTTGCATGCCTCTCTCCCGAGAGAGAAAACCCTTGTTTTGTATTTAACTTTAGGTACACTCAATAATAAATTATCGAGTTATACTTTTGTAGTGCCCACCTAATACTCATCAacgttatccaaaccatctattctCTTACACAGGTGGCCAATGTTATATGTGGCCCATTCATTATTACATTTTTTCACTTGGGTCACTCATAACATTGGCATATACATATTATAAATTATAGATATCTAGTACATACTTTACAAGCCTAAAATCTTATTAGATATCTATAATGAATTCTGAGCGGTACTTTGAATTATTTAGTCCATTGACACTACTAATATGGAACCATGGTAGTTGTCGCTACATTTATAAAAGTGAGACAATGCATGATCACTGATATTAATACTCCGAAGTCATAGATCCTGATAGCTTAGGTACATAGTATGCaaatctcatacctaatttggcaTTTCATGTAAATTTTCAAACAGTCCTACTATCTCTTCAAAGAGACGCctaacacacacatatatcatgttcACTTACTTTAATCATGCATGTAAAAATTATACGTTAAGAAATAGAAGTAATAATGTCATAAAATTGAATTGTCAACCATACTAGTTAGATTGAGATGTGAAGATAACCAGAATGTTTGTATTCTCCTACTAATTAAACATACCTTTAATGCTAACCAATTATATGCTACTCACTAATTCCTTTAATGACTTTGAATGTAAGTCATAAACTAGGGTATCACGCTCCAAAATTTGAAACTCGAGTACATTGATCCCGATCCTAAGTTATAGGGTATGAACTAAtttttcatgcattcattcattacatttgCACTCAATTCATCACACATCTAAACCAAATGATTATTAAGTCATCTAAATCATAATAATTAAACTTAAAAACTTAAAGTAAACTTTATGAATTCAAAATCCAACTCTTCTACTACTACAAATCCTCCCTCATAACTTTTCACTTTAAGTTTATTACACTTTTCAAAAGTAAGAATGTCTAAAGACTAAATAATAATGGAAGTGGCTATCCAAGTATTCTTCTTTCACTGCTCATCTCTCATCCCATAAACCTATATGAGTTATCAAATATGGATGATCTAGAAACCTAATGGAATTATATCTACTACGGTTGAATTCCAAGAGATATACAATGTGGAATGAGTCAATGATAGGCATGAATTGAATAAGATCTCAACTGTAATGTCGCAAATTTAATAATGTAAACAATTGTATATTTCATCACAATTGAATTTAATATAACTATTTTTTCACAAATTCGCATGGCTCTAACAATAATTGTTAGAATGTTGGATTTGTAAATTTGTATTttggaaaattcaaaataaaaaatttataaaagaaaattaaaacaagaaatagaaattcaagatggGACAAAAGCTATTCGGCTTAAAGTTGATTTGCCCTCCTTTGAATGTTGTCCGTAGTGCAACAGGAATACGGGACAATCAACCTTCAGAATACCCTCAAATGTTGTCttatttgttgagggtcaaatattgcatattagacctcaattattgcctggatttacaagcatgataccgtttaatgactcgatttaatcgtatttgtgatgcagagtatatttacgagcatggactggaaaggatgttaaaagcatggatttaaagctcaggcatcaccaaggcattggacggggccccatgggactacgatcgaggatttacacgtcagagattagagaaattctagccactcatcttaaacaggcctaaaagacatccagaatgcaagatcatagggttcccaccatctgatcagttcgaaactccatacgtggcttgaggaccataaattaaccgtacacgtcaaatttcaaccctcggatcgtaataaaagtggcccaacggatagatcagccaccaaaacagtgatatggggcccacctgctatcaggatacgctttaaatttggtccccacggttaaaatggatgacaaaacggatggatggagcagatgtctcaaaaagatcacagtggaccccacatgtacacacGCGTGTACATATTACACTTTCACCGGCCACGCACCGGATTtcccaaagtcggtcagcgcacgctgaccgactcaaatttCCTTCCTGCGCGAAGACACCAGCGGACAGACAGAGTCCGTCCAGGCtttaattgtgggccccacccatcaggtattttgataatctggaccatccattgctCAATAGGTGGGGCGTAACTCTCACTTAGATGTCCTTCTCTTCCCATTATGCACACACGTGTAAAAAAGCGATCAAACGCAGAATAGACGATGGAAATATTTGATACGGTGGGCCgcactaaaatcaagaaaaaatatacatttctAATTGGTTTTTCGCCATGagtcgaatgaacggagtggatttgcttTTGGACattgttcatgggccccaccgactctcattcaaaaaaaaacaaaaacttccGTTTCTTTTGGCGTGAAACAGGGCGCCGGttgatccttgtgggccaccatcttaacTCAATGgtccaatccggaccatccattagaCTCCAACGGAGGTTCTTATCTAGACCTAGATGAGGAAATCGGACTTACACAGCAAAAACGATGTCCATGTATTTAAAACGCAAGATGGACAGTGCGAACAGAGAGCTGTAGTTCACCTCTGTGGGTCACGATTTCAATCTGAAATCTGTCCATTCCACCGAATTTTCACCACAAATCCGGTAGAAGGAACGGATTCCTCCAACTCCAGACaatacagggcccaccatcaacgtGCGGCAGATTCTTGCGTTTGGTTCCGCTACGAACTGAACTGCGTAAATAGAGACCTACGTAAGGAGTTCCCGATCCTTCTTTGCTGTGGAAACCGGCCGACTCCAGGAGCATCCTGGTTATAAAAGAAAGAGGCTTGGGCAGGATGTGGGGATAAGagggaaggaaaggaagaagaaaagggacaggacgtggagcagagagagtTGGACGTGGAGAAGTTCACAaagttctttttcttcctctcctttgtTTTGATTGTATGTCTTCTATGAGATCTAGtcccatcatgttgggctaaacatcttagctagggctaagaggtgaagcttgtagcgtgatgggagaacttgttgcttgtgtcttttgtttagattgaaggggtttttgatttaattttattatgggaatatttttagtttttaatggtctgttgtgactgaaattacaatgggtttgcaatggctttgagtatttctttttccttattttgattatgacgttaaGAAGCCCTGttattcgccatcgtctcctgggcatggttggatgtcggtacccttcttaaccttcagaatcatctgattggttggtaattagtttaattctattgttaactttatctcctgggcatggtttggtgatggaatccattctaattcatatacctttcatctctttaaaattatatcaaaggaagttcagtttaattttcatgatttttgaagcaggcataagatctccctgatctctacaagtggatcctctgaatccctagtttcttatctctgatttctcttaagttttagattaatctctcaccattattcatcactttatattggatttagatttcatcttaggctagttctatttctacctagtttcaggtaacgtacaagtatcagtcccttgggattcgacctcggtctcaccgagtttattactacatcacaaccctatacttgggaagtgaacaTTATCATACCGATGCACTTGATGTACAAAGACCCAAACCACCACCATATATCTAACTCAAAGACATAATCAAATGAACCAAAGAGGAGGCAATTTCATACTTGTAAAAATTTAGAGTACAAACAATTAAATGAATGCTAAAACCGGAACTAAAGAAGTCCCTTTTATAGATTTCAAAGGTTGCCTCGAAAGGGTGTCTATGCACCACTGTCAACAGACATGGCTGTTAGGTTTTCGAATGAGATAACTTTTTGTTTTTTGGCTTTAttcgaaatttttttttcaaaaaattgttcTGGTCAAGTGTTGCAAAAATGGAATTTCAAAAGGTAAGAAAACATTTTGGCTTTTGGCAAGTATACTCGTGCACGCGCCACACTACACCGCATTACGTCCACGGCCCGGCGTGTGTGTGGTTTATggccccccccaaaaaaaaaaaaaaaaaaccaaattcgTATAACTCAAAATTGTTTACTTGCTTATTCGATGTAGGATTAAACTGACAACACTACAAGACAAAAATCATTTGTTGCTTTACAAAAAAATTTATAGGgaactttttcattttttaaagaaaataataaaaatttattttgaaataaaaatataattcaCTTCGGTTACTTTTTAcaatcctaacatgctcaccTAACTAGTCCAGCCAGGCACGTACTTAAATTCAATTCAATTCTCAATATCTCGAACGGCTCTGACATTAGACTCCTTTTGCAATCCTTACATGCTCGCATAACTAGTTTAGCAATAAT contains:
- the LOC131229744 gene encoding probable xyloglucan endotransglucosylase/hydrolase protein 10; this translates as MGSSHGNHVFFGLLCVSLAGIGLGSIVSVGDFNEDFFVTWSPSHVNTSEDGHERSLKLDLESGSGFASNDMFLFGQIDMQIKLVPGHSAGTVVAFYLSSDQPKRDELDFEFLGNVSGQPYMLQTNVFADGSDDREERMYLWFDPTEDFHTYSVLWNIHQIVFMVDWVPIRVYKNHADKGVAFPRWQPMSLKISLWNGDSWATRGGKDKIDWTMGPFIATFRNYKIDACVWRGNARFCRGESTINWWNKPRYSSLTWAQRRLFKWARKYYLLYDYCLDNQRFQNNLPKECSLPKF